Below is a genomic region from Flavobacterium ginsengisoli.
AAATTAAATAGTTTTATTTAATAAAAAAATAATGTTAAAATACTGTATATCAATATATTTTGTATATTTTTGTAAGATGTTTAATACTATTGTGTATTTTAACATGTAAGAAATTAGATTGTTGTGTGCTTCTGAAATTAATTTAAAAACGAATATAGAATTTAGAAGCTAGTAGTAACAAATTCTCATTTTAAAAGAAATGTATGAGAATGAAAAGACCATATTTATCTGATCAATAAATTAGGTCTAAAAAGCAGATTTCTGCTTTTATTTTTATTTTGGTCTATGCCATTAAACAAATAAAATTGTGATATTTTTTTCAAATTATAATGCAATTTTTTCCTTCCTAAATCTGTTTTTTTAGTCATTCGGTATTTTCTACGATTCAGACTTTGAATCTTTATCAGCCAGACCATTTAACAGCCATTTAATTAAAGCATTACGCTTTAAATTTTTCTACCAGATTTCTATACTCTTAAGTTTAATTATTTACAGTCGTTAAGATTTGAGATACTTGATTTTACAGTATCTGCTAATCTCGAAATTCTATTATCCATGCGAAGAAGTTAAGGAGCAAAAGTTCTTATAACCGACTTGTCATGTCCATAAGTTAAATATTTAAAAAATTAGAAAATGAGTAAAAAACTACTTCTTTGTATCGTTCTACTAGGTTATTGTATTGGTTATGCACAGCAAGATGCGCAGTATACGCAATACATGTACAACACAATAAACATAAATCCTGCGTATGCTGGTTCTCGAGGTGTTTTAAGCATTTTTGCTTTGCATCGGGATCAATGGGTTGGGTTAGATGGTGCTCCTAAGACTAATAGTGTTTCTGTAAACACCCCGATTAATAATAGTAATATTGGTCTTGGTGTGTCTTTAGTAAATGATAAAATCGGTCCTACAACAGAGAATCAATTTTCTGTTGATCTTTCTTATACAATACCAACTTCAGAAACTTGGAAACTCTCTTTTGGTATAAAAGGTACAGCAGATTTTTTTAATCTAGATGTTACCAAACTAAATCCAGAAACAGCTGGAGATCCACAATTTCAAAATCTGGATAATGATTTTTCGCCTAATGTTGGAGCCGAATTTATTGGCATTCTAATAAGGCTTATATCGGATTTTCTGTTCCAAATTTTATTCAAACCAACCGCTATGATGATAATGATGTCGCGATTTATAAAGACAAAATCAATTATTATTTGATTGGTGGTTATGTTTTTGATTTTTCTCAAGAAGTAAAATTTAAACCTGCGCTTTTGACTAAAATGGTTGAAGGTGCGCCGCTTCAAGTAGATGTTTCTGCCAATTTTTTATTCTTTGAAAAACTCACTCTGGGAGTTGCTTATCGATGGGATGCCGCGATAAGCGCAATGGCAGGATTTCAGATTACCGACGGATTATATATTGGTTATGGATATGATAATGAAACAACCAGATTAAGAAACTACAATTCAGGCTCACATGAAATCTTTCTGCGCTATGAATTCTTCTCAAACAAAAGTAGAATTACAACTCCTCGTTTCTTCTAAAAATAGGGCATCATGAAAAAATCTATACTACTACTTATAAGTATTACTTCTTTTTCGTTTAGCAGTTATGCACAACAGGCAAAAGTCAATTCTGGAGACAAGAAATATGACAATTACGCTTATATCGATGCCATAAAAACGTTTGAAAAAGTTGCTAATAAAGGCTACAAATCTGAAGATATGTTTAAAAAACTAGGTAATGCCTATTACTTTAACTCAGAGTTTGAGAACGCCGCAAAATGGTATAAAGAGCTATTTGCAATGAACACAAGTGTTGAACCAGAATATTATTATCGATATGCACAATGTCTAAAATCTATAGGACAAATTACCGAGGCTAATAAATTTTTGGATGAGTTTAATGCTAAATCAAAAAATGACAGCAGAGGAAAGCTCTATAAAGAAAATCTGAACTACTTGGATCAGATAAAAGCAAATTCGGGAAGATATAAAATAGAGGATGCAGGAGTTAACAGTAAATACTCTGATTATGGTTCATTTGTTTATAACAATAAACTTTATTTTGCTTCTGCGCGAGATACAGGAAATTTTGTAAAGCGAAAACACACGTGGACAGGAGAATATTTTACGAATATTTATAATGCCGATCTCGATCCTTCTACAGGAGGCGCATCAAAAGTAAATAAATTTAAATCGGCCATTAATACTAAATTTCATGAGGCTTCACCACTTTTTACTAGAGATGGCAAGACGGTTTATTTTACCAGAAATAATTACATCAACGGAAAAAAAGGTAAAGATGATAATAAAACCACTTTAATAAAACTTTACAAAGCGGAACTTGGAAAAGATAATAAATGGATCAATATCGCAGAACTTCCGTTCAATAGTGATAATTACAGTACGGCACATCCTGCTTTGAGTCCAGACGAAAAAACACTGTATTTTGCTTCTGATATGCCAGGATCTATTGGGCAGTCTGATTTGTATAAAGTCAGCATAAATCCAAATGGAGGTTATGGTGCGCCAGAAAATCTCGGAAATACAATTAATACAGAAGGGAAGGAGACTTTTCCGTATCTAACTTCTGAAAATGAAATTTATTTTGCTTCAGACGGGCATCCAGGACTTGGAGGTTTAGATGTTTTTGTTGCTAACATTGACAATAACGGAAAAATAAGCAATATCCAGAACGTGGGATCAGATGTCAATTCTCCAAAAGATGACTTCGCTTATATTATTGATCCCGAAACAAGAAGAGGTTTTTTCTCTTCCAACAAAGAAGGAGGGCAGGGATCTGATGATATTTATAAATTTTTAGAAACCAAAAGATTAAAGTGTATTCAGGAACTTGAAGGGATTATTACAGATGCCGAAACAGGAGTAGTTCTTTCAGATACTAAGGTCTCATTATTTGGTAGCGATATGTCACTCAAAAGTTCCGCAATTTCTGATGCATCTGGCAAATACACTTTTTCTGTCGAATGTGGGAAGATGTATTTTGTAAGAGCAGAGAAACCAGAATATAGCACAAAAGAACTAACTGTCACGATTGGAACAGAAAGCGGAAAAACTACTCTTCCAATCCAATTGGAAAAATCAACATGTAAGGTTACTGTAGGCGATGATTTAGGAAAATGCTTTGGCATCAAGATGATTTATTTCGATTTAGACAAGTCGAACATCAGAAGAGAGGCAGCATTAGATCTCGAAAAAATACTGGCTGTTATGAACGATTATCCTAATATGAAAATAGATGTTCGTTCGCATACAGATAGTAGGGCTTCACATCAGTATAACGAAGCTTTATCTGACAGAAGAGCTAAATCGACGATTCAATGGTTGGTTAAAAATGGAATTGCTCCAAACCGATTGACTGGAAAAGGATACGGAGAAAACCAATTGGTTAATAAATGCGCTGACGGTGTAAAATGTACCGAAGAAGAACATCAAGCCAACAGACGAAGCGAATTTATTATTACAGCTTTGTGATGACTAAAGACTATCATAAAATAGAAATATTATTATCATTAAAATTTATGGATAATGAAAAATAAAATTAAAATCATTTTGGTACTTATTACTTTGCTTTTGTTGACAAGTGCATCAGCGCAAACAAATTATAGTTTTTCTATTGCCGATATTTTAAGCTCAATGCCAAACGGTAAAAGATTGCCTGATGGGACTATTGTAAAAGCAGAACTTATAACGACTGGTGGAGCGACACATTCTACTGGTCCTTCTGGCTCAGGAACTGCTGGACCAGATATTGGAGGATTGTTTACAGGAAATACACTTCCTGCCTATGTTGGAGATAAAACACCAACTAATTTTACAAAAATACAAATGGCAAATACGTTGAATGCAGATAATGGAATGGCAAATAATTGTTCTGCTAGTATTGGATTTAGAATTTATTTTGACCGACCTGTTGAAAGTATAAATTTTCTCGCTTTGGATATTGATGGGGTTCATGGAACTCCAAATGGAAATGCTGAATGGGTAACCTTTTTTGGTTATAATGGAAATACTTTTGTGCCTTATGCTAATGCTGTTAGTGGAGGAAATACACAGCTTGTAAATCAAACTATTAATATAGGAGCAAGCCATAGTTGGAGAACTTTAATTAATAATTCACTAGGAACAATAGCGGGTGCAAATCTTCCTAGCACAATAACCATTCGAAGACAAACACCAAACGGAGGGTCTGGAACACCAGACGATTTAAATCATCAAGTTTTATTTACCCCTCCGTTATCTACTACTCATGTTACAGATTTTTTCCTAATGACTGGTATTTGGAGCGTCACTGCTCAGGCCAATGTACAAGCATCGGGGTTAAGTCCAATTGTAATCACAATTAGTTCTGATTTTGGAGATGCGCCAGATAGTTATAAAACGCTTTTGGCATCTGATGGAGCTTCACATGGAGTTGTTGGAACTCTTTCATTAGGTAACACTAATTTTGCTGAACCAGACGGACTTCCTTCTGTTCTGGCCGATACTTCTATTGATGATGATGGAGTTCAAGTAATTCCACCATTGACAAATAATGGACAAAATATAAGTAGTTATACAGTTGCGGCAAACTTTAATAATAATACTGGACTGCCCGCGAACTATGTAGCTTGGATTGATTGGAATAATGATGGTGTTTTTCAAGCATCTGAAGGAACGACAGCTACATCTCCTGCCGGTACTTTATCAGGAAGTGTTAATCTTACTTGGAATAATGTTGCTTTAACCAATACAGGTGGTCATGCACAAACTTATCTTAGAGTTAGAGTGACAACAGAAGCAATAACAACGTCAGATTCTGGGAGTTCTTTTATGAATGGTGAGGTAGAAGATTATGCAATTGGTATTCCTGCTACAACACCTGATTTTGCATGTTTTAATGTTGGAACTTCTTCGGGATTTATTAATGTTCTTGCAAATGATACTTCAGGTAGTACAATTGTTCCTGAAACAGTTGGTTTTGTTAATCCTGGTACTGGAACTAATCTTATTATAGATGGGTTTGGTGATATTGTTGGAATAACTATCCCAGGAGAAGGTGTATGGAAAGCAAACTCTGTTGGATTGATAAGTTTTGAACCAGAATCTGCTAGCGTAATAAATCCGACCCCAATTGCTTATTTAGGAAGAGATGCTCAAGGAAATATTTCAAATAGTGCTTTGATTACTTTAACGGCTGCAAGTATACCTACTAATACTACAACGGTAACTGAAGGATGTTTTCCAACAACATTAACGGCAACGGCTAGTGTTCCGGCTGGTCAATCTGTTGTTTGGTATGATGCTCGCTTTAGCTGGAAACATTGTTGCATCTCCTGTTTTAAGTACAGTAGGAACAGTTACTTATTATGCTCAAGGAAACAACGGTAGCTGTACCAGTGCTGTTAGGACACCGGTCACTTTAGCAATAGCGGCTCCACCAAATCCTGGAACTTTATTAGGTTTTCAAAACATATGTCAAGGGACTTCCACCAATTATGTTACAAATGGAGATGTCGGTGGAATATGGTCAAGTAGTGATCCAACAATAGCAACTGTTAATGCTAGTGGAGTTGTTACAGGTTTAATGCCAGGTGTAGCAACTATAACTTATACGGTAGCTGGAACAGGAGGATGTTCAGACTTATCATCAACTCGAGCAATAACAATTGAAGATGCTCCTGATTCTGGTACTTTAACTGGAAATCAAAATATTTGTGTTGGAGGAACATCTGCCTTTAGTTCAGATGGAGCTCCTGGAGGTATATGGGAAAGCGATGATTTAGCTATTGCTACAGTAGATGTAAATGGTGTCGTAACAGGGGTTTCACGTGGTACAACCCTCATAAATTATACGATAGTACAAACAGGAAGCTGTTCTGTAATTCCTTCAACAATAAGCGTAACCATTATAGAATCTAATCCGGGAACTTTGTCGGGTAATCAAAATGTCTGCGTCGGAGAAACAACAACGTTTACTACTGATGGAGATTCGGGTGGAGTTTGGACAACAGATGATGCAGGTATTGCTTCTGTTGATGTAAATGGTGTAATAACAGGCAATGCTACCGGAAGTACTATAATTACTTATACTGTAAATGGCTCTAGTGGTTGTCCATCTGCATCGACAACTAGAACAGTAACGGTTAATGTTAATGCACCTGCAACAGCTGCCGATATTACGGGAGCTGATACAGAAATTTGTCCTGGGGATAATGCTACACTAAGTGTAAGTTCTGCTACCGTAATAAATCCTGTATTTACTTGGTATGCAGATCAAACAACTTCTACTATTCTTAATAATGGAGCATCATATAATGTTTCTCCAACAGTAACCACAACTTACTACGTAAGTGTTAAAGGAGATGCAACATGTGAAAATGATCCCAATACAAGAAAACCAATTTTGGTAACAGTGAATGCATTAGGAATCGCTTCTGATATAACTGCTGCTGACGCTATAATTTGTTTGGGATCTACTGCGTCATTAACAGCCTCTTCATCTACGGTAACAAATCCAGTTTTTAGATGGTATGCGAGTCAGACGTCAACGGCTGTTTTAAGTACTGGAGTTTCGTATAATCCGTCTCCAATAGCTACAACGACTTATTATGTTAGTGTAAGCGGAGATGGAGTTTGTGAAAATGTCATTAACACTAGAAAAGCGGTAGTCGTCAATGTAACTCCTCTAGCTACACAATTGGATTTAACCGCGAATGATCGAACAATTTGTAATGGTTCATCAGTTTCACTGACAGCTTCGTCGTCTAATGTAGTAAGTCCCGTCTTTAGATGGTATGCCGATCAGACCTCCACAACTGTTCTTAATACAGGGCCTTCGTATAATGTTTCACCAATAACCACTACAACTTATTATGTGAGTGTAAGTGGAACAGGAATGTGTGAGAATCTTCCAAATTTTAGAAAAGCGGTTACAGCTAATGTAAATCCGCTAGGGCAGGCGTCAGATATTACAGCATTAGATGCTATTACCTGCCCTGGACAAACAGTTGCTCTTACTGCTTCTTCAGCTACGGTTACATCACCTATATTCAGATGGTATGCCGATCAGACAACTACAATAGCCTTAAGTACAGGAGCTTCATACAGTCCGTCTCCAACAGTTACGACAACTTATTATGTTAGTGTAAGCGGAACTGGAGTTTGCGAGAATGCTCCAAATACTAGAAAAGCAGTAACAATTTCTATGAATCCGTTGGCAACTGCGGCAGATATTAACACTACACATCAGACAATTTGTATAGGTGATGCGGCACTACTAATTGCCACATCTGCAATTGATAGTCCTGTATTTATTTGGTATGAAAGCCAAACTTCAACGAATCCTCTTTTCGTTGGAGATTATTACGACCCTACACCAACAGTTACGACAACTTATTATGTTAGTGTTAGAGGTACTAATATTTGTGATAATGCTATTAATACAAGAAAAGCAGTAACGGTAACGGTAAATTCTCTGGGATTGGCCTCAGACATAACTGCGGCTGATGTCACAATCTGTTCAGGCTCTTCAGCTTCTTTGACGGCTTCGTCTGCAACAGTCACTACGCCAGTTTTTAGATGGTATGCCGATCAGACAACTACAACAGTCTTAAGCACGGGAGCTTCATACAGCCCTTCGCCAACAGTGACAACTTCCTATTATCTTAGCGTAAGCGGTGACGAGGTTTGCGAAAATCTTCCAAACACGAGAAAAGCGGTAACGGTAACGGTAAACTCTCTGGGATTGGCCTCAGACATAACTGCTGCCGATGCGACAATCTGTTCGGGTTCTTCTGCTTCTTTGACAGCTTCGTCTGCAACCGTCGCTACTCCAGTTTTTAGATGGTACGCCGATCAGACAACTACAACAGTCTTAAGCACGGGAGCATCATACAGCCCTTCGCCAACAGTGACAACTTCCTATTATCTTAGCGTAAGCGGAGATGGGGTTTGCGAAAATCTTCCAAACACGAGAAAAGCGGTAACGGTAACGGTAAACTCTCTGGGATTGGCCTCAGACATAACAGCCGCAGACGCGATGATCTGTTCAGGCTCTTCAGCCTCTCTGTCGGCTTCGTCTGCAACAGTCACTACTCCAGTTTTTAGATGGTACGCCGATCAGACAACTACAACAGTCTTAAGCACGGGAGCATCATACAGCCCTTCGCCAACAGTGACAACTTCCTATTATCTTAGCGTAAGCGGAGATGGGGTTTGCGAAAACGTTCCGAACACCAGAAAAGCGGTAACCGTAACGGTAAATTCTCTGGGATTGGCTTCAGACATAACAGCGTCTGATTCCACAATCTGTTCGGGCTATTCAGCCTCTCTGTCGGCTTCGTCTGCAACAGTCACTACTCCAGTTTTTAGATGGTATGCCGATCAGACTACAGCGACAGCATTAAGCACGGGAGCTTCCTACAGTCCGTCTCCAACAGTGACAACTGTCTATTACGTTAGCGTAAGCGGTGACGGGGTTTGCGAAAATCTTCCAAACACGAGAAAAGCGGTCACGGTCACAGTAAATTCTCTGGGATTGGCTTCAGACATAACAGCGTCTGATTCCACAATCTGTTCGGGTTCTTCAGCTTCTTTGACAGCTTCGTCTGCAACAGTCGCTACTCCGATTTTTAGATGGTATGCCGATCAGACAACTACAACAGTCTTAAGCACTGGAGCTTCATACAGCCCTTCGCCAACAGCAACTACAACCTATTACGTTAGCGTTAGCGGTGACGGGGTTTGCGAAAACCTTCCGAACACCAGAAAAGCGGTAACTGTAACGGTAAATTCTCTGGGATCGGCTTCAGATATAACTGCGGCAGACGAGACAATCTGTTCGGGTTCTTCAGCCTCCTTGACGGCTTCGTCTGCAACTGTCGCTACTCCAGTTTTTAGATGGTATGCGGATCAGACAACAACTACAGCTTTAAGCACTGGGGCTTCATACAGCCCTTCGCCAACAGCAACTACAACCTATTACGTTAGTGTTAGCGGTGACGGGATCTGCGAAAACCTTCAGAACACGAGAAAAGCAGTGACTGTAACGGTAAATTCTTTAGGGCTGGCCTCTGACATAACAGCGGCTGATGCGACGATCTGTTCAGGCTCTTCAGTTGCTTTGACGGCCTCGTCTGCGACCGTCAATACGCCAGTTTTTAGATGGTATGCGGATCAGACTACAATGACAGCATTGAGCACGGGAGCATCATACAGCCCTTCGCCAACAGCAACTACAACTTATTACGTTAGCGTAAGCGGAGACGGGGTCTGCGAAAACCTTCCGAACACGAGAAAAGCGGTGACGGTAACGGTAAATTCTTTAGGGCTGGCCTCAGACATAATTGTAGCAGATGCGACAATATGTACGGGTTCTTCAGCCTCTTTGACGGCTTCGTCTGCGACCGTCACTACTCCAGTTTTTAGATGGTATGCCGATCAGACCACAGCGACAATCTTAAGCACGGGAGCATCATACAGCCCTTCGCCAACAGTTACGACAACTTATTACGTTAGCGTAAGCGGTGACGGAGTTTGCGAAAATCTTCCGAACACGAGAAAAGCGGTGACGGTAACGGTAAATTCTTTAGGGTTGGCTTCAGATATTGCAGTTGATATATCGAACGCAACAGTTTGTACTGGCGGTACATCAACAATTACTGCCTCAAGTGCGCTTAATAATCCGATATTCAATTGGTATCAAGATCCTAATTTATCCGTATTACTTTATACAGGAGCAGTCTTTGTTACCCCTTCTTTAACAGCAAATACATCGTATTATGTTACGGTTCAGAATAATGCAGTTTGTGAAAATACTATAGGAAATGCCCTTAAAGTGGATATTAATGTTATCTTATGTTCTGATATTGCTTTGACTAAAACTGCGAGTAATCTTTCTCCTTATGTAGGAGATCAAATTGATTTTACAATAACAGTAACAAACTTTGGGCCTGATGACGCAACAGGAGTAAGTGCAAATGATTTGCTTCCATCCGGCTATACTTTCATCAGTGCAAACAACGGAGGTCTATTTGCAGGAAATACAATTACATGGCCAGTTTTAAATTTAGCATCTGGTGCTTCTGCTCAGCTTACTTACATTGTTAAAATTAATGCTTCTGTTGGGATTGTAGATGAATATAAAAATGTGGCTCAGATAATTACTTCAAATAATTTTGATCCAAATTCAACTCCCAATAATAATGATCCTAGCGAGAACGATCAAGATAGCGTAACTGTAACGCCAATTGTACCGATACCTTCAATTGAGGTACTTAAAGATGGTGCATTTACGGCAGCCAATGACACAAATGGAGATGGTTTTCCAGAAGCAGGAGAAACAGTTACATATACATTTAGTGTGAAAAATACAGGAAATATTAGATTGGAGAATGTAAAAATAAACGATTCGTATATTGGAGTAGTAAACCTTGCAATGGTGCCGAGCACACTTGATCCTGGACAAACTGGAAATGCCCAAGTGACATACACTATCACACAAATTGATATTCAAAATGGTGTAATTTACAATAGCGCACTTGGTCAAGGGAATACGCCACCTACAGTAGACGATCCTGATGGTACGACGGTTAATGATACTTCTAAAGATCCGACTAATCCGTCTACACCTGGAGATCCATATTATGACCCAACTTGTCCTGATTGTACTGTGATACCATTGCCAAATAACCCAAAAATTGCAATTGTAAAAGAAATAGCTTCTTTTAGCGGAGATCTTAATAATGCAAAAGTTGGCGATGTAATTAGTTATTTATTTACAGTTACTAATATCGGAAATACAGTATTGACGAATGTTAGAGTAAACGATCCAATGCCAGGATTAACGACTCCTTCTTTAGATCCTGCCAATGTAGCAAATAGTACAGGAGATCTTGATGGTAACGGAAGTTTGGATTTACACGAAAAATGGCTTTACAGAGCGAATTATACCATTACCACAACTGATATCGCTAAAGGGAAAGTGGTAAATCAAGCTTTAGCAGAAGCAACGGGACCTCCAACTCCTGTAGATCCAACAGGAAAAGATGTTTCAGATTTGTCTGATGGTTCTTCTCCAACAGGTGATGATCCAACGGTTCTCGATATAAACGGTTGCAAAGTAATTCCACATAATGCATTATCACCAAATGGAGATAGTAAAAATGATATTTTTAAAATCGATGGAATCGAATGCTATCCTCAAAATACGGTTGAGATTTATAATCGTTGGGGAGTAATAGTTTTCCATACAAACGGATATGATAATACAGCCAATGCGTTTAATGGTTATTCTAATGGTAGAGCAGTTGTAAAACAAAGTGCAGGATTGCCAACAGGAACTTATTATTACATCATAAAATATGTTGATTCTGATAGTAAAGAGCAGAGCTCGGCTGGCTACCTTTATTTGAGTATGCAATAAGATATCATTAAACAAAATTTAACTGGCTTCATCTATAAATGAAGCCAGTTTTTTTATAAATAATAAGCTCATTTTGAGATTAATCGTTTTTTTTCTAATATCGTAGTCAAATTGGAACCTAATGAAGAAAGTGTTAGTTACAGGCGGAAATGGAAACTTAGGGAAATATGTTGTTGAGGCACTAGTAAAGAAAGAGATAAAAACAGTTGTATTAACAACAAAAACAAGTATTACAACTCAAAATAATATACAATTTTTTACTGGAGACTTACTTGAAAACATTGGTTTAAAAGAAGCAACAGAAGATGTTGAGGTAATCATTCACTGTGCGAGTAATCCAAGAAACTTTCTACAGACAGATATTGAAGGAACTAAAAATTTGCTAAATGCAGCAGATAGAAATTCACTTAAACATTTCATATACATTTCTATTGTCGGAATAGATAAAAACGATTATCCATACTATCAAGCAAAATTGCAAGTAGAAAATATCGTAGCTAATAGTGGCATTCCCTTTACGATCCTAAGAACAACACAGTTCCATGATTTTGTGCTTAATATGATTAAAACATTAGATCAAAGCGGAAAAAGTGATTTTATAACAATTCCATCAGGGTTGAGGTTTCAGTCTGTAGCAGTACAAGAAGTTGCAGAATTACTTGCGTCCATTGCATTAGAGCAATCAAAAGGATTAATAAAAGATTTTGGAGGTCCAGAAGTACTTCATTTTGAAGAAATGACTAAATCTTACTTAGAAACAATTCAAAGTGATAAAGATATAATACTAGAAATACCAGAAGATATTCGCCATAAATTGTTCACTACCGGAGTAAATCTATGCCCAGAAAATAATACTGGAAAACAAACTTGGAAAGAGTATTTAAATATACTTATCTGAAATCATTACGTAGCAGATTAACGTTATTTAGTTAAAATTTAACGTTTAATGTTGTTGTTTTCAGATATTTATAATATCTTTAACTTATGATATGGGAATTGTATAAACTTTGTGTATAATTTTGCAACATTAAATTTATATTTGTCCCAAATTATAATTATTAACTTAACCGTCTGCCTGATATGAGAATATTTTTAGTGGCGCTGCTTTTTTCCTTGAGTTCCTTTACTACAATGAATGTATGGGATGATGATGAAATATTAAGCGAAGTTGAATTTGCACGTCTTACAGAACATGTAAATGAAATTAAAGCTTTTACATCTGGAAATCACAAGTTTAATAACAAAATTGCTTTTCTTGTTGATATGAAAATTAAATCAGGAAAAAACCGCTTTTTTGTTTACGATCTAGAAAATAACCAGATCCTTGACCAAGGGCTTGTAGCGCATGGTTCAGGTTCTGAGACAGGAATTAAAGGAGATATTCTTCAGTTTAGTAATGCACCAGAATCTAATTGCACTTCACTTGGAAGATATTCAGTAGAGAAACCATATAAAGGTATATTTGGTAAAGCTTTTAGACTTGCTGGATTAGACGAAACCAATAATAATGCAATGAAACGCGCCATTGTATTACACTCTTACAAAGAGGTTCCATCAGATGAAAAAGAATACTATATAATCAATAGCCACGGCTGTCCAATGGTTAGTCAAGAATTTTTAAATAGACTTTCAAAATATATAGAGAGTTCAAATTCAAAAATCTTATTGTCTGTTTATTATTAAAATTAAATTACCGAGCAATTAGCTTTTGAACCGATATAATCTAGCTGATTTTAAATAGTATAAAATAAAATTTAAAAGAGAACTTTGGTTCTCTTTTTTTATATCTATACACTAGATTTTACCATTTTTTATTTCGCCCTTTTATCTAAACCTCCTATAAATGCTCATTAAAAGCAATAAATTAGGATAAACTTAACTTGCTTAATAAACTATATAGAAAATACAAGTTGTAAATTAGTAGAATAGTAATCAAAAGTTTATTTTATGAAAGCAGTACGTTTTTTTGGACACAAAGATGTCCGCGTTGTTAATGATCTTGAAAAACCTGTTCCTAAAGGTGATGAAGTTTTATTAAAAATTGGCGGGGCAGGAGTTTGCCACTCAGACCTGCATATTATAGACGAAGGAACTGTTGTTGGAACAGTCTTTACTCTAGGACACGAAAATGCTGGATGGGTTGAAGAAATTGGCGAAAATGTTGAAGGTTATAAAAAGGGAGACGCCGTTTTAGTATATGGCCCTTGGGGATGTGGTCATTGCAAACCTTGCCAGCAGTCAAAAGAAAATTATTGTGATCATCAATCTGAGCAAGCTTACGGCGGAGGTTTAGGATTAGATGGCGGTATGGCAGAATATATGCTGGTGCCATCTTCGAGACTTTTAGTGCCTATTTTTGATTTAGACCCAGTTATTGCAGCTCCATTGACAGATGCAGCACTTACACCTTATTCTGCGATTAAACGTTCGCTTCCGAAATTAATGCCGGATGAATTTGTGGTAGTAATTGGAGTTGGCGGACTAGGGCACG
It encodes:
- a CDS encoding NAD(P)-dependent alcohol dehydrogenase, with the protein product MKAVRFFGHKDVRVVNDLEKPVPKGDEVLLKIGGAGVCHSDLHIIDEGTVVGTVFTLGHENAGWVEEIGENVEGYKKGDAVLVYGPWGCGHCKPCQQSKENYCDHQSEQAYGGGLGLDGGMAEYMLVPSSRLLVPIFDLDPVIAAPLTDAALTPYSAIKRSLPKLMPDEFVVVIGVGGLGHVALQILREISGAAIIACDVTEDKLAFAKELGATFTVNSKDADAAEQIQKITGIKKAKVVIDFVGATSTIDLGTKVVSLDGDLTIVGLGGGHYQYSMNVLPFGVSMTNPYWGSRTELMEVVGLARQKKIHIEIEKHKLDDANEVYDRMRQGKIKGRAVLIP
- a CDS encoding SDR family oxidoreductase, translated to MKKVLVTGGNGNLGKYVVEALVKKEIKTVVLTTKTSITTQNNIQFFTGDLLENIGLKEATEDVEVIIHCASNPRNFLQTDIEGTKNLLNAADRNSLKHFIYISIVGIDKNDYPYYQAKLQVENIVANSGIPFTILRTTQFHDFVLNMIKTLDQSGKSDFITIPSGLRFQSVAVQEVAELLASIALEQSKGLIKDFGGPEVLHFEEMTKSYLETIQSDKDIILEIPEDIRHKLFTTGVNLCPENNTGKQTWKEYLNILI
- a CDS encoding murein L,D-transpeptidase catalytic domain-containing protein, producing MRIFLVALLFSLSSFTTMNVWDDDEILSEVEFARLTEHVNEIKAFTSGNHKFNNKIAFLVDMKIKSGKNRFFVYDLENNQILDQGLVAHGSGSETGIKGDILQFSNAPESNCTSLGRYSVEKPYKGIFGKAFRLAGLDETNNNAMKRAIVLHSYKEVPSDEKEYYIINSHGCPMVSQEFLNRLSKYIESSNSKILLSVYY